One segment of Stappia sp. 28M-7 DNA contains the following:
- a CDS encoding antibiotic resistance protein VanZ: MLRPLVRLAELVRTLVRQHYLDLSAARVWPLCVLVAYGIVAGFIYNPGMDHPWDKLQHLVFFGLLTLSIHAFFCCRLRISAGIAAGLGLTAELVQALVPNREFSLGDIAANMLGVTLVVAAILLLRLEVRAALAGGSPVPDRDEDIDAAQAQPAASLSARGSRSSSS, encoded by the coding sequence ATGCTGCGCCCGCTCGTCCGTCTCGCCGAACTCGTCCGCACCCTGGTGCGGCAGCACTATCTCGACCTGTCGGCGGCGCGCGTCTGGCCGCTCTGCGTCCTCGTCGCCTACGGGATCGTCGCGGGCTTCATCTACAATCCCGGGATGGACCATCCTTGGGACAAGCTGCAGCACCTTGTGTTCTTCGGCCTGCTGACCCTGTCGATCCACGCATTCTTCTGCTGCCGCCTGCGGATTTCGGCTGGAATCGCCGCGGGGCTGGGGCTGACGGCGGAACTGGTGCAGGCGCTGGTGCCCAATCGCGAATTCTCGCTGGGGGACATTGCCGCCAACATGCTCGGCGTGACGCTCGTCGTCGCCGCGATCCTGCTGCTGCGTCTTGAGGTGCGTGCGGCGCTTGCCGGCGGATCCCCGGTTCCCGACCGGGACGAGGACATCGATGCGGCGCAGGCTCAGCCGGCCGCTTCGTTGTCCGCGCGCGGATCCCGCTCCTCGTCGTCCTGA
- the trmD gene encoding tRNA (guanosine(37)-N1)-methyltransferase TrmD: MTFRASILSLYPEMFPGPLGTSLAGRALERGDWDLELHQIRDHATDRHRSVDDTPAGGGAGMVLRADILALAIDAASPAGDTRPRLLMSPRGRPLDQARVRDLAQGPGAVIVCGRFEGIDQRVIEARGLEEVSIGDYILSGGELAAMVLLDAVVRLLPGVMGNAESGALESFETGLLEHPHYTRPREFEGRTIPDVLTSGDHARIDRWRREEAERLTRERRPDLWQRHTGG, translated from the coding sequence ATGACGTTCCGGGCGTCGATCCTCAGCCTTTATCCGGAGATGTTTCCAGGCCCCCTCGGCACATCGCTTGCCGGCCGCGCGCTGGAGCGGGGCGACTGGGACTTGGAGCTCCACCAGATCCGCGACCATGCGACCGATCGCCACCGCTCCGTCGATGACACGCCGGCCGGAGGCGGCGCCGGCATGGTCCTGCGCGCCGATATCCTGGCCCTTGCCATCGATGCGGCAAGCCCTGCCGGCGACACGAGGCCGCGCCTGCTGATGAGCCCGCGCGGCCGGCCGCTCGACCAGGCGCGGGTCCGCGACCTTGCGCAAGGGCCGGGCGCGGTGATCGTCTGCGGCCGGTTCGAGGGCATCGACCAGCGGGTGATCGAGGCCCGGGGCCTCGAAGAAGTCTCGATCGGCGACTATATCCTGTCCGGCGGCGAACTGGCCGCCATGGTCCTTCTCGACGCGGTCGTCCGCCTGCTGCCCGGCGTCATGGGCAATGCCGAGAGCGGCGCCCTGGAAAGCTTCGAGACCGGCCTTCTGGAGCATCCGCACTATACCAGGCCGCGCGAGTTCGAGGGGCGCACCATCCCCGATGTCCTGACCTCCGGCGACCACGCCCGCATCGACCGCTGGCGGCGCGAGGAGGCCGAGCGGCTGACCCGCGAGCGCCGGCCCGACCTGTGGCAGCGCCATACGGGCGGCTAG
- the rplS gene encoding 50S ribosomal protein L19 encodes MNIIEQLNAEEMAKVEAQRKLPSFSPGDTIRVNVRVTEGNRTRTQAYEGVCIARSGGGINENFTVRKISYGEGVERVFPIFSPMLEGVEVVRRGKVRRAKLYYLRGRRGKSARIVEATNVRARRLNDEIKADLAAAKAAKEAEQQAAAASQSAE; translated from the coding sequence ATGAACATCATCGAACAGCTCAACGCCGAGGAAATGGCGAAGGTCGAAGCACAGCGCAAGCTGCCGAGCTTCTCCCCCGGCGACACGATCCGCGTGAACGTGCGCGTGACGGAAGGCAACCGTACCCGTACCCAGGCGTACGAAGGCGTGTGCATCGCCCGCTCCGGCGGCGGCATCAACGAGAACTTCACCGTCCGCAAGATCTCCTACGGCGAAGGCGTGGAGCGCGTGTTCCCGATCTTCTCGCCGATGCTCGAGGGCGTCGAGGTCGTGCGTCGCGGTAAGGTCCGTCGCGCCAAGCTCTATTACCTGCGCGGCCGTCGCGGCAAGTCCGCCCGTATCGTCGAGGCGACCAACGTTCGCGCCCGTCGCCTGAACGACGAGATCAAGGCCGACCTCGCCGCCGCCAAGGCAGCGAAGGAAGCCGAGCAGCAGGCTGCCGCTGCCAGCCAGAGCGCCGAATAA
- a CDS encoding ABC transporter permease: MTDDDRTPRAGPAGGAGGEGRRGSRPPSGRPAASRRPKAGAKTRKRGAPDELRPSAPIVPPQAVAGRALTLVVAIMSFLACLTVGGVTIIHEAASAWSNDLLREVTIQIRPADGVDMLREIEKATAAAKAQAGVGAVRALSDQETRELLQPWLGAGLELESLPVPRLIQVQVSEPSVFDLAGLRAVISAEVSRASVDDHSLWTSRLAAMANAVVLGGIAVLSLVLGSMVLSVVFATRAAMAGNRDVVEVLHFVGAEDSFVAREFQRHFLLLGLQGGLAGGVASILVFLVLGFLADERTGLQGLARSMDMLGGVSVGVGGYLGVLAIIFLVTVLTAATSRLAVRAHLRRIE, encoded by the coding sequence ATGACTGACGACGACAGGACACCAAGGGCTGGCCCGGCAGGGGGCGCGGGAGGCGAGGGCCGTCGCGGCTCCCGTCCGCCCAGCGGCCGGCCGGCCGCGTCCCGCCGCCCCAAGGCGGGCGCCAAGACACGCAAGCGCGGCGCCCCGGACGAGCTGCGCCCGTCCGCGCCCATCGTGCCGCCGCAGGCCGTTGCCGGGCGTGCGCTGACGCTGGTCGTCGCGATCATGAGCTTCCTCGCCTGCCTGACGGTCGGCGGGGTGACCATCATTCACGAGGCGGCGAGCGCCTGGTCCAACGACCTGTTGCGCGAGGTGACGATCCAGATCCGCCCGGCGGACGGGGTCGACATGTTGCGGGAGATCGAGAAGGCAACGGCCGCGGCCAAGGCGCAGGCCGGCGTCGGCGCGGTGCGGGCCCTGTCCGACCAGGAAACGCGGGAACTGCTGCAGCCCTGGCTCGGCGCTGGGCTGGAGCTGGAGAGCCTGCCGGTGCCGCGCCTGATCCAGGTGCAGGTGTCGGAACCGTCCGTCTTCGACCTTGCCGGACTGCGCGCGGTGATCAGCGCCGAGGTCAGCCGGGCCAGCGTTGACGATCACAGCCTGTGGACCAGCCGCCTGGCAGCCATGGCCAATGCGGTCGTGCTGGGTGGCATCGCCGTGCTGTCGCTGGTGCTCGGCTCGATGGTCCTGTCGGTGGTCTTCGCGACGCGGGCGGCCATGGCCGGCAACCGGGACGTGGTCGAGGTGCTGCATTTCGTCGGTGCGGAGGACAGTTTCGTTGCCCGGGAGTTCCAGCGCCATTTCCTGCTGCTGGGTCTGCAGGGCGGCCTCGCCGGCGGTGTCGCCTCGATTCTCGTCTTTCTCGTCCTCGGCTTTCTGGCCGACGAGCGCACCGGCTTGCAGGGCCTTGCACGCTCCATGGACATGCTCGGCGGGGTGTCGGTGGGGGTCGGCGGCTATCTCGGTGTGCTGGCCATCATCTTCCTCGTCACGGTGCTGACGGCAGCGACCTCGCGCCTTGCGGTGCGCGCCCATCTGCGGCGGATCGAGTAG
- the ftsE gene encoding cell division ATP-binding protein FtsE, whose protein sequence is MIRFENVGLRYGMGPEVLRDLTFEIRPQSFQFLTGPSGAGKTSLMRLLFLSLTPTRGLIRAFGKDTSALKKSQIPALRRRIGIVFQDFRLLDHLTTYENVALPLRVIGQEESQYRSDVVELLKWVGLGERMHVLPPVLSGGEKQRAAIARALITRPELLLADEPTGNVDPPLARRLLRLFIELNRLGTSVVIATHDLALMDQVDARRMELGEGRLQIHD, encoded by the coding sequence GTGATCCGATTCGAAAATGTCGGTCTGCGCTACGGCATGGGGCCGGAAGTCCTGCGCGACCTGACCTTCGAGATCAGGCCGCAGTCATTCCAGTTCCTCACCGGTCCGTCCGGTGCGGGCAAGACCAGCCTGATGCGCCTGCTGTTCCTGTCGCTGACGCCGACGCGCGGCCTGATCCGCGCCTTCGGCAAGGACACATCGGCGCTGAAGAAGAGCCAGATCCCGGCGCTGCGCCGGCGCATCGGCATCGTGTTCCAGGACTTTCGCCTGCTTGACCATCTGACCACCTATGAGAATGTCGCCCTGCCGCTGCGCGTCATCGGCCAGGAGGAGAGCCAGTACCGCTCCGACGTGGTGGAACTGCTGAAATGGGTGGGTCTGGGCGAGCGCATGCACGTGCTGCCGCCGGTTCTGTCCGGCGGCGAGAAGCAGCGCGCGGCCATCGCGCGGGCGTTGATCACCCGGCCCGAGCTGTTGCTGGCGGACGAGCCGACGGGCAACGTGGACCCGCCGCTGGCGCGGCGCCTGCTGCGCCTGTTCATCGAGCTGAACCGGCTCGGCACGTCGGTGGTGATCGCCACCCACGATCTGGCGCTGATGGACCAGGTCGACGCGCGGCGCATGGAACTGGGCGAAGGACGGTTGCAGATCCATGACTGA
- a CDS encoding MJ0042-type zinc finger domain-containing protein — translation MKITCPDCATAYRVTPAALGPEGRDVKCARCGTRWHALPTPDTASIETELPDRAEAEAEESQAARARAPAMAEAGDADGDDLADDWEAALAGDDDPAEDAAGDDASIESEGGDESEDEGEDTDGGKDVFASMFDADEAADEDAGQELASGLPMTTDAGAGDDAEAAAAKTVDIESLARKPKIHVKPRSSEPILRRILSAAGRQARRVRPRRVVGMLLFCGAIALGALAVTFRTPIVARMPDLAGLFQLAGLDVNLRGLEFRDLRTFREMEDGSIVLVIEGTIANIEKQPMPVPAIRLALRSEDAQEIYAWTMEPRLRRLDVGGTTRFRTRLSAPPDLAADIQVRFVERKQRQARLK, via the coding sequence ATGAAGATAACCTGTCCGGATTGCGCAACCGCCTATCGGGTCACACCTGCGGCCCTGGGGCCTGAAGGCCGCGACGTGAAATGCGCGCGCTGCGGCACGCGCTGGCACGCCCTCCCCACCCCGGACACCGCCTCCATCGAGACCGAACTCCCGGACCGCGCCGAGGCGGAAGCCGAGGAGAGCCAGGCCGCGCGCGCCAGGGCCCCCGCCATGGCCGAGGCCGGCGATGCGGATGGCGACGATCTTGCCGACGACTGGGAAGCCGCCCTGGCCGGCGACGACGACCCGGCGGAGGACGCCGCCGGGGACGATGCTTCCATCGAAAGCGAGGGCGGAGACGAGAGCGAGGACGAGGGCGAGGACACCGACGGCGGCAAGGACGTCTTCGCCTCCATGTTCGATGCCGACGAGGCGGCGGACGAGGATGCGGGACAGGAGCTGGCGTCCGGCCTGCCGATGACCACCGATGCCGGAGCGGGCGACGACGCGGAAGCTGCCGCCGCCAAGACGGTCGACATCGAGAGCCTTGCCCGCAAGCCGAAGATCCACGTCAAGCCGCGCTCCAGCGAGCCGATCCTGCGTCGGATCCTGTCCGCAGCCGGCCGGCAGGCGCGCCGCGTGCGCCCGCGCCGGGTGGTCGGCATGCTGCTGTTCTGCGGCGCCATCGCCCTGGGCGCGCTGGCCGTCACCTTCCGCACGCCCATCGTCGCGCGGATGCCCGACCTTGCAGGCCTGTTCCAGCTCGCCGGGCTCGATGTCAACCTGCGCGGCCTCGAGTTCCGCGACCTGCGCACCTTCCGCGAAATGGAGGACGGCTCGATCGTCCTGGTGATCGAGGGCACGATCGCCAATATCGAAAAGCAGCCGATGCCGGTTCCCGCCATCCGCCTGGCCCTGCGCAGCGAGGATGCCCAGGAAATCTACGCCTGGACCATGGAACCGCGCTTGCGCCGGCTCGATGTCGGTGGCACGACGCGGTTTCGCACCCGCCTGTCGGCTCCGCCCGACCTGGCGGCGGACATTCAGGTGCGCTTCGTGGAGCGCAAACAACGGCAGGCCAGGCTGAAATGA
- the hpt gene encoding hypoxanthine phosphoribosyltransferase codes for MSESVDIRTLYDEAAIAARVEEIAREIAASRPEGLLVVAVLKGSFMFVADLVRAMHRAGLAPEMEFIHLSSYGAGTESREIRVLRDVESDVAGRDVILVDDILESGRTLAFARDRLIERGAGSVRIAALLDKPMRRKTAISADYVGFECPDKFVVGYGMDMGHKWRQLPFIGHVVQDAQA; via the coding sequence ATGAGTGAAAGCGTCGACATCCGCACCCTTTACGACGAGGCGGCCATTGCGGCCCGGGTCGAGGAAATCGCCCGCGAGATCGCGGCATCCCGCCCCGAGGGACTTCTGGTCGTCGCGGTGCTGAAGGGCAGCTTCATGTTCGTTGCCGACCTCGTGCGCGCCATGCACCGGGCAGGCCTTGCCCCGGAGATGGAGTTTATCCATTTGTCCAGTTACGGCGCGGGAACGGAGTCAAGGGAAATCCGCGTTTTGCGCGATGTGGAGAGCGATGTCGCCGGTCGGGATGTGATTCTCGTGGATGACATACTGGAAAGTGGTCGCACACTGGCTTTTGCACGAGACCGACTCATCGAGCGCGGCGCAGGCTCAGTGCGCATCGCCGCCTTGCTCGACAAGCCGATGCGCCGCAAAACCGCCATTTCTGCGGATTATGTCGGGTTCGAGTGTCCCGACAAGTTCGTGGTCGGTTACGGGATGGACATGGGGCACAAGTGGCGCCAGCTCCCGTTCATCGGTCACGTGGTCCAGGACGCCCAGGCCTAG
- a CDS encoding response regulator: MARILIAEDDDAVRSFVKRALELDGHAVVAQEDGAAAAETLAKEKGAFDLILSDIKMPVMDGIAFALIAARDHPEIPILLMTGFADQRERANGLDALIHDVVTKPFSLAEIRRAVSDALLGICREETRRYA; this comes from the coding sequence ATGGCTCGCATTCTGATCGCCGAAGACGACGACGCCGTTCGCAGCTTCGTCAAGCGCGCGTTGGAGCTGGATGGCCATGCCGTGGTCGCCCAGGAGGACGGCGCGGCAGCCGCCGAGACGCTGGCGAAGGAAAAGGGCGCGTTCGACCTGATCCTGTCGGATATCAAGATGCCCGTGATGGACGGCATCGCCTTCGCCCTGATCGCGGCGCGCGACCATCCTGAGATCCCGATCCTGCTGATGACGGGCTTTGCCGACCAGCGCGAGCGCGCCAACGGGCTCGACGCGCTGATCCACGACGTGGTGACCAAGCCCTTCTCGCTCGCCGAGATCCGCCGTGCGGTCAGCGATGCCCTGCTCGGCATCTGCCGCGAGGAAACCCGCCGCTACGCGTAA
- a CDS encoding TIGR02302 family protein produces MTDARKPAGSGQGAGDDASRPDGDVPAARARLERAILQTRLSLLWEQAWPLLQSVLIVLALYVGLSWLGLWSLLPTWLSVIAALGFLAAAVREALPLARLRLPGRAEALSRIERVSGLSHRPLAALDDRLFDGGGDSPETRALWDVHRRRASVALASVRTDLPSPQAFRRDPFALRVLAVMLLVVGYFAAEGSHLSRLSPVAGAGPQVAAVPARIDAWITPPVYTGRAPVFLTGATAELREPGKAISVPEGSEVIVRAQGVDALSVLLVSPEETVDLAAPPAADGEGGAATPRVAANTTGDGLRSRLEASAALEIRDGDTVLHAWQIAVEPDEAPTIRLLDDPEEQLSGALKLTYLMQDDYGIVSAKADIRPAQRLNQDSGAEIRPLVEAPSFPLSLAAGERRTGTGETIRDLTSHPWAGSEVALVLSASDHAGQTGYSEPHRFTLPQRRFAKPLARAIVEQRRDLALDANAQVRVLDALDGLLLAPEVFGEKVRTYLGMRFARAELVAAESDDELRAVVDLLWELALNIEDGDLSVAERALRDAQEALRRALEEGASDEEIARLTEELRQALNEYMQALAEQMRQNPQAMQQMDPNAQILRPQDLDEMLSRIEELSRNGSRDAARELLAQMQRMLENLQAGRPQQMPNGMTQEMMQALNELGQMIQRQQELMDQTNRFDQGQQQQGEQGQRGQQGQQGQQGQMTPEELAEALRQLQEGQGELGERLQQLLDKMARNGMPSNEDLGRAGEEMGNARDSLGQGQPGDAVGQQGNALDALRRGAQGMAEQMFGQGQGQGEGPGMAGRQGGPMDEDPLGRPRRTEGPDFGDRVRVPDEIDVQRARRILEELRRRFSDPSRPMLELDYLERLLRRY; encoded by the coding sequence GTGACAGACGCTAGGAAACCTGCCGGCTCCGGGCAGGGCGCCGGGGACGATGCTTCCCGGCCGGACGGCGATGTTCCCGCCGCGCGCGCGCGTCTGGAACGCGCGATCCTGCAAACGCGCCTATCACTTCTTTGGGAGCAGGCCTGGCCGCTCCTGCAATCCGTCCTGATCGTCCTTGCCCTTTATGTCGGCCTGTCCTGGCTCGGCCTGTGGTCGCTGCTGCCGACCTGGCTGTCGGTCATCGCCGCGCTCGGCTTCCTCGCGGCGGCTGTGCGGGAGGCTCTTCCGCTCGCCCGTCTGCGCCTGCCCGGCCGGGCAGAGGCGCTGTCGCGCATCGAGCGCGTGTCCGGACTGAGCCACCGCCCGTTGGCCGCACTCGACGACCGGTTGTTCGACGGCGGCGGAGACTCTCCCGAAACCAGAGCGCTTTGGGACGTACATCGCCGGCGCGCCAGCGTGGCGCTTGCCAGCGTGCGCACCGACCTGCCGAGCCCGCAGGCGTTTCGCCGCGATCCCTTCGCCTTGCGCGTGCTGGCGGTGATGCTGCTGGTGGTGGGGTATTTCGCGGCCGAAGGCAGCCATCTGTCGCGCCTGTCGCCCGTCGCGGGCGCAGGGCCCCAGGTCGCTGCGGTTCCGGCCCGGATCGATGCCTGGATCACCCCGCCGGTCTATACCGGGCGGGCGCCGGTGTTCCTGACCGGGGCGACGGCGGAGCTGCGCGAGCCCGGCAAGGCGATCAGCGTGCCGGAAGGCAGCGAAGTGATCGTCCGGGCGCAGGGCGTCGACGCGCTTTCCGTGCTGCTGGTCTCGCCCGAGGAAACCGTGGATCTGGCCGCGCCGCCTGCGGCGGACGGCGAAGGCGGTGCAGCGACGCCGCGCGTTGCCGCAAACACCACGGGCGACGGGCTGCGCAGCCGGCTGGAGGCGTCCGCGGCGCTGGAGATCCGCGACGGCGACACGGTGCTGCATGCCTGGCAGATTGCGGTGGAGCCGGACGAGGCGCCGACCATCCGCCTGCTCGACGACCCCGAGGAGCAGCTCAGCGGCGCGCTCAAGCTGACCTATCTGATGCAGGACGATTACGGCATCGTCTCCGCGAAGGCCGACATCCGCCCGGCGCAGCGTCTCAACCAGGACAGCGGCGCGGAAATCCGGCCGCTGGTCGAGGCGCCGAGCTTTCCCCTGTCGCTGGCCGCCGGCGAGCGGCGCACCGGCACGGGCGAGACGATCCGCGACCTGACCAGCCATCCCTGGGCGGGATCCGAGGTGGCGCTGGTGCTGAGTGCCAGCGACCATGCCGGCCAGACCGGTTATTCGGAACCGCATCGTTTCACCCTGCCGCAGCGCCGTTTCGCCAAGCCGCTGGCGCGGGCCATTGTCGAGCAGCGCCGGGATCTGGCGCTCGATGCCAATGCCCAGGTGCGCGTACTCGATGCGCTGGACGGGCTGTTGCTGGCCCCGGAGGTGTTCGGCGAGAAGGTGCGGACCTATCTCGGCATGCGGTTCGCCCGGGCCGAGCTGGTCGCAGCGGAAAGCGACGACGAGCTGCGGGCGGTGGTCGACCTCCTGTGGGAACTGGCGCTGAACATCGAGGACGGCGACCTGTCGGTGGCCGAGCGCGCCTTGCGCGATGCGCAGGAGGCCTTGCGCCGGGCATTGGAGGAGGGCGCCTCGGACGAGGAAATCGCCCGGCTGACCGAAGAGCTGCGCCAGGCGCTGAACGAATACATGCAGGCCCTGGCCGAACAGATGCGGCAGAACCCGCAGGCCATGCAGCAGATGGACCCGAATGCGCAGATCCTGCGGCCGCAGGATCTCGACGAGATGCTGTCGCGGATCGAGGAACTGTCGCGCAACGGGTCCCGCGATGCCGCCCGAGAGCTTCTCGCCCAGATGCAGCGGATGCTGGAGAACCTGCAGGCGGGCCGCCCGCAGCAGATGCCGAACGGCATGACCCAGGAGATGATGCAGGCCCTCAACGAGCTCGGCCAGATGATCCAGCGCCAGCAGGAGCTGATGGATCAGACCAACCGGTTCGACCAGGGCCAGCAGCAGCAGGGCGAGCAGGGACAACGAGGTCAGCAGGGCCAGCAAGGCCAGCAGGGGCAGATGACGCCCGAGGAGCTGGCGGAGGCCTTGCGGCAGCTGCAGGAAGGGCAGGGCGAGCTGGGCGAGCGGCTGCAGCAGCTGCTCGACAAGATGGCGCGCAACGGCATGCCGTCGAACGAGGACCTCGGCCGGGCCGGTGAGGAGATGGGCAATGCCCGCGACAGCCTCGGCCAGGGCCAGCCGGGCGATGCCGTCGGCCAGCAGGGCAACGCGCTCGACGCGCTGCGCCGGGGCGCGCAGGGCATGGCGGAGCAGATGTTCGGCCAGGGGCAGGGCCAGGGCGAAGGGCCGGGCATGGCGGGCCGTCAGGGCGGCCCGATGGACGAGGATCCGCTCGGTCGGCCGCGCCGCACGGAAGGGCCGGATTTCGGCGACCGGGTGCGGGTGCCGGACGAGATCGACGTGCAGCGCGCGCGCCGCATCCTGGAGGAGCTGCGCCGGCGGTTCTCCGATCCCAGCCGGCCGATGCTGGAGCTCGACTATCTGGAGCGGCTGCTGCGTCGCTACTGA
- the lysA gene encoding diaminopimelate decarboxylase, translating into MHHFHYVDDRLFAEDVPLETIATEVGTPFYCYSTATLERHYKVFKEAFAGIPTLVCYAMKANSNQAVLSTLARLGAGMDVVSEGELRRARAAGVPGERIMFSGVGKTAQEQAYALDEDILCFNVESEPELAQLSQVAVEKGKTARVSIRINPDVDARTHAKIATGKAENKFGIPWGRAREVYAHAAALPGIEVSGIDMHIGSQITDLEPFDAAFSRLGGLIGDLRADGHTIDHVDLGGGLGIPYHDNNEPPPHPEAYAQVVRRHVEHLDCKVIFEPGRMIAGNAGILVTRVVYVKEGAAKTFVIVDAAMNDLIRPTLYEAYHEIRPVVRQAPDHPRIKADVVGPVCETGDYLGHDRDMPAVEPGDLLAVHSAGAYGAVQACTYNSRLLVPEVLVKGDRHAVVRPRPTYEELLGLDRLPSWLDED; encoded by the coding sequence TTGCACCACTTCCACTATGTCGATGACCGGCTCTTCGCCGAGGACGTCCCGCTGGAGACGATCGCCACCGAGGTCGGAACCCCGTTCTACTGCTATTCCACCGCGACGCTGGAGCGGCATTACAAGGTGTTCAAGGAAGCCTTTGCCGGCATTCCGACGCTCGTCTGCTACGCGATGAAGGCGAATTCCAACCAGGCCGTGCTGTCGACGCTGGCGCGGCTCGGCGCGGGCATGGATGTGGTGTCGGAAGGCGAACTGCGGCGCGCGCGCGCGGCGGGCGTCCCCGGCGAGCGCATCATGTTCTCCGGCGTCGGCAAGACCGCGCAGGAGCAGGCCTACGCACTCGACGAAGACATCCTGTGCTTCAATGTCGAGAGCGAGCCTGAACTGGCGCAGCTGTCGCAGGTGGCGGTGGAGAAGGGCAAGACCGCCCGCGTCTCGATCCGCATCAACCCGGACGTCGATGCCCGCACCCATGCCAAGATCGCAACCGGAAAGGCCGAGAACAAGTTCGGCATTCCCTGGGGGCGGGCCCGCGAGGTCTATGCCCATGCCGCGGCGCTGCCGGGCATCGAGGTCTCCGGCATCGACATGCATATCGGCTCGCAGATCACCGATCTGGAGCCGTTCGACGCGGCTTTCTCGCGGCTCGGCGGGCTGATCGGGGACCTGCGTGCCGACGGCCATACGATCGATCACGTCGATCTCGGCGGCGGTCTCGGCATCCCCTATCACGACAACAACGAGCCGCCCCCGCATCCGGAGGCCTATGCCCAGGTGGTGCGCCGGCATGTCGAGCATCTCGACTGCAAGGTGATCTTCGAGCCGGGCCGGATGATCGCCGGCAATGCGGGCATCCTCGTCACCCGGGTCGTCTATGTGAAGGAGGGCGCGGCGAAGACCTTCGTCATCGTCGATGCGGCGATGAACGACCTGATCCGCCCGACGCTCTACGAGGCCTATCACGAGATCCGGCCGGTGGTGCGCCAGGCGCCCGACCATCCGCGGATCAAGGCGGACGTGGTGGGCCCGGTCTGCGAGACCGGCGACTATCTCGGCCATGACCGCGACATGCCGGCGGTCGAGCCGGGCGACCTGCTTGCCGTGCATTCGGCTGGTGCCTATGGCGCCGTGCAGGCCTGTACCTACAACAGCCGTCTGCTGGTTCCCGAAGTGCTGGTGAAGGGCGACCGCCACGCGGTGGTACGCCCGCGCCCGACCTACGAGGAGCTGCTGGGCCTCGACCGGCTGCCGTCCTGGCTCGACGAGGACTGA
- a CDS encoding lipoprotein, whose translation MSRVLNGGVLIVAVLALTLAGCGRRGALDRPGDVDPAFAAPGEPAPAAAPAPSKPDRPFVLDSII comes from the coding sequence ATGTCTCGGGTCCTGAATGGCGGCGTGCTGATCGTGGCCGTGCTGGCGCTGACGCTTGCCGGATGCGGTCGCCGGGGTGCGCTCGACCGCCCGGGCGACGTCGATCCGGCGTTTGCCGCACCGGGCGAGCCGGCTCCCGCCGCCGCGCCCGCACCGTCGAAACCGGACCGGCCCTTCGTTCTCGACAGCATCATCTGA